One stretch of Equus przewalskii isolate Varuska chromosome 9, EquPr2, whole genome shotgun sequence DNA includes these proteins:
- the CLDND2 gene encoding claudin domain-containing protein 2 isoform X1, protein MGVKRSLQSGGTLLGLLGNVLTILSTATNYWNHSTGGHSGLWQECNGSLCSNIPCQTMLAVTGACMVLAAGCGIVGLVMGLRILCQEGNSRGQTTSAIFFLCGLLLLIALTGYTVKNAWKNDIIFSWSYFLGWLALPFSVLAGFCFLLADMIVQGTDAISGFPVCL, encoded by the exons ATGGGGGTGAAGCGGAGTCTTCAGAGCGGGGGCACCTTGCTGGGCCTCTTGGGCAACGTCTTGACGATTCTCTCCACTGCCACCAACTACTGGAACCACTCCACTGGGGGCCACAGCGGCCTGTGGCAGGAGTGTAACGGCAGCCTCTGCTCCAACATCCCCTGCCAGA CCATGCTGGCAGTGACTGGGGCGTGCATGGTGCTGGCCGCCGGCTGCGGCATCGTGGGGTTGGTGATGGGGCTGCGGATTCTGTGCCAGGAGGGCAACTCGCGGGGCCAGACCACGAGCGCCATCTTCTTCCTCTGCG GCCTGCTGCTGCTGATCGCCTTGACAGGCTACACGGTGAAGAACGCGTGGAAAAACGACATCATCTTCTCCTGGTCCTATTTTTTGGGGTGGCTGGCCTTACCCTTCTCTGTTCTTGCGG GCTTCTGCTTTCTGCTGGCGGATATGATCGTGCAGGGCACGGATGCCATCAGTGGATTCCCCGTGTGCTTGTGA
- the CLDND2 gene encoding claudin domain-containing protein 2 isoform X2, whose product MGVKRSLQSGGTLLGLLGNVLTILSTATNYWNHSTGGHSGLWQECNGSLCSNIPCQTMLAVTGACMVLAAGCGIVGLVMGLRILCQEGNSRGQTTSAIFFLCGYTVKNAWKNDIIFSWSYFLGWLALPFSVLAGFCFLLADMIVQGTDAISGFPVCL is encoded by the exons ATGGGGGTGAAGCGGAGTCTTCAGAGCGGGGGCACCTTGCTGGGCCTCTTGGGCAACGTCTTGACGATTCTCTCCACTGCCACCAACTACTGGAACCACTCCACTGGGGGCCACAGCGGCCTGTGGCAGGAGTGTAACGGCAGCCTCTGCTCCAACATCCCCTGCCAGA CCATGCTGGCAGTGACTGGGGCGTGCATGGTGCTGGCCGCCGGCTGCGGCATCGTGGGGTTGGTGATGGGGCTGCGGATTCTGTGCCAGGAGGGCAACTCGCGGGGCCAGACCACGAGCGCCATCTTCTTCCTCTGCG GCTACACGGTGAAGAACGCGTGGAAAAACGACATCATCTTCTCCTGGTCCTATTTTTTGGGGTGGCTGGCCTTACCCTTCTCTGTTCTTGCGG GCTTCTGCTTTCTGCTGGCGGATATGATCGTGCAGGGCACGGATGCCATCAGTGGATTCCCCGTGTGCTTGTGA